In Microvirga sp. 17 mud 1-3, the genomic window TGCGCGATCAGGTTCCGCACGAGAAAATCGTCTACAAGGTGAACACGGTCCTGGGCCTGGCGGAGGCCGTTGAGGCGGGCCTCGGCATCGGCCCCCTGCCCTGCTTCATCGCGGATGCCAAGCCCAGCCTAGTGCGCCTGTCGGACATCAACCCCGACTTCTCGGCCGGGCTGTGGCTCCTCACCCATCCGGACCTGCGCCAGTCGGCACGGGTAAGGGCCTTCATGGACTTCATGGCGACCGAGATCAGCCGGCAGAAGAAATGGCTCGAGGGAAGCGGCGTCAGGACATCCTAAAGCATCGGCCCCAAAAGTGGATCTGCACTTTTGGGATCGATCCGATGCTTCTTCCTTGTGTGAGAGCATCGTTCAAGCGGAAAACCGGGTCCACTTTTCGCTGACGCGGCCCTCTGGGTCCGCACGATGCTCTGGCGAGGACCGTCAGTCGATCTCGACCACGATGCGGCCACGAACCTTACCCTCCAGGATGGCGCTTCCCGCCTCCATGACCTGCTCCAGACCGATCGAGGCCGTCATCGCTTCGAGCTTATGCAGGTCGAGGTCGTGAGCAAGCCTGCTCCATGCCTCGAGGCGTAAGCCCCGCGGGGTCATCACCGAATCGATTCCGAGAAGGGAAATGCCCCGTAGGATGAAGGGCGCGACCGAGCCCGGCAGATCCATGCCACCGGCCAGGCCGCAGGCCGCAACCGCCCCGCCATACTTTGTCATCGAGAGCACGTTGGCGAGCGTGTGGGAGCCTACCGTGTCGATCCCGGCGCACCAGCGCTCCTTGCCGAGCGGCCGGGCCGGGCCGGAGAGCTCGCTGCGCTCGATGATTTCCGCTGCGCCGAGAAACTTCAGGTAGTCCGCCTCCTGAGGCCGGCCCGTGGAGGCGATCACGTGCCAGCCGGCCCGGGCGAGAAGCGTGACCGCGACCGAGCCGACGCCCCCTGCCGCGCCCGTGACGATGGCAGGACCGTGCCGGCAGCGCATTCCGTGGCGTTCCAGGGCCATGAGGCACAGCATGGCCGTGTAGCCGGCAGTGCCGATGGCCATGGCCTGAAAGAGGGTGAGCCCCTTCGGCAGATGGATCAGCCACTCGCCGCGCACCCGCACCTTCTGCGCATAGGCGCCGAGATGGGTCTCGCCCAGCCCCCAGCCGTTGAGGATGACGGAATCCCCCGGCTTGAACTCGGGATGGGAGGAATGCTCGACCGTACCGGCCAGATCGACCCCGGGGATCATCGGAAAGCGCCGCACGACCGGCGAGCGCCCGGTGAGCGCCAGCCCGTCCTTGTAGTTGAGGGTGGAGTATTGCACCCGGACCGTGACGTCACCTTCCATCAGGTCGGCCTCGTCGAAGCTCCGATGCTCTACCTGCTGCCCGGTCTCGGTCCTGTCGATCACGATCGCCTTGAAGGTCGCCATTCCGCTCCTCCGCTCCATCACGTCAGTTTTGGCGCCGCGGGAGGATGAAGCAAGCGGAAAGGCCTGGATTTCCCTTCAGGCGGCCCGCCTCACTCGGCGGGCTGCAGGCGGACCGGCCGCTCCACGGGCTTCTCGACGATGGGCAGGTTGATCAGCGCGGACGCGACGCCGAGCCCGATGGAGAGCCACCACACCAGGGTGTAGTTGCCGTAAGCCTCGTAGAGGATGCCGCCGAGCCAGACCCCGAGGAACCCGCCGACTTGGTGCGAGAAGAACGCAAAGCCGTAGAGCATGGCCATATAGCGCGTGCCGAACATCAGCATCACGAGGGAGGATGTGGGAGGCACGGTGGAGAGCCACAGAACGCCGATGGCGACGCCGAACGCGATGGACGTGACAGGGGTCGCCGGCAGCAGGATGAAGACCGCGATGGCGACGGCCCGGCCGAGATAGATCCAGGCCAGGAGCCATCTTTTCGACATGCGGGTCGAGAGCCAGCCCGAGGTCAGGGACCCGAAGGCATTGGCGAGGCCGATCACCGCGAGGGTCCAGCCGCCGACCGCGGCCGAGAGCCCGGCATCGCGCAGATAAGCCGGCAGGTGGACCGTGATGAAGGCGAGCTGGAAGCCGCAGGTGAAGAAGCCGAGGACCAGGAGCACGTAGGAGCGGTGGCGGAAGGCCTCCCCGAGCGCTTGGCGGATCGACTGACCGGGCACGGGCGCCGGGCCGCTCCGGCCTGCCGCCTCCATGGGCCGCGTCGCCAATGCAATCGCGAAGGGCAGCACCAGAAGGACGCTCGCGGCGAACACCAGGAGCGCCTGGTGCCAGCCCATCGAGTCGATCAGCACGTTGCCGATGGGCGGGAACAGGAACTGGCCGAAGGAGCCCGCCGCCGTACCGGCGCCGAAGGCCATGGGCCGCCAGGATTCGGGCAGGAGCTTACCGAAGGCTCCGAGCACCAGGTTGAAGGAACAGCCCGACAGGCCGAAGCCGATGAGCACCCCGGCGCCCAGATGGAGCAGGCCCGGCGTCACCGCATAGGCCATGACCACGAGCCCCAGGGCATAGAGGACCGCACCGACGCACAGGACCCGGAAGGCCCCGTAGCGATCCGCGATTGCCCCCGCGAAGGGCTGACCGAGGCCCCAGAGGAGGTTCTGCACCGCGATGGCGAGGCCGAACACGTCGCGGCCCCAGCCGAACTCCATGGTCATCGGGATCTGAAACAGGCCCGAGGAGGCGCGCGGCCCGAACGTGATGAGGGCGATCATGCACCCGGACAGGACGATGAGCTCCGGCGAGAACCGGGAGCGGGATGCGGGCTCTGACATGATCAGGATCCTCGAAATCGGAAGGCGCGGATATTAGCGCAGACGAAACCGGCACAACATCGAATGTTTATTGTTCGCTGCATAAGCGACGCTAATGGATCGCGCCCACTTTTCTCCCGGAAATCCTTGGAAAAAGCCCGTAGCCGACAAGGCGTCTGCAGGCTCTCCGGGCGTCAGACGACGAGGAAATCCGATGCGCTCACCATGAGTTTGGCGTGCAGGAGCGCGAATCGCACCGGGGCCTGATGGCCCGATCCGTCCGGATCGTAGGAGAGCGCTCCGCTTCCGCGATCATAGAGGATGTGGTCGCCGGAATTGGCCGCTGCACCCATGTGGAAGGCGTCCTCGGCCAGGGCTCCGGGCTTCAGGGCTCTGAAGATCCGGTCGTCGAGAAGGATCTTATCCTCTCCCGGCCGGAAATCCGCGATTCGGTCCACGTTCGTTTTGCCGTTGAGCGTCGTGTCGAACACGAAAGCATCCTTTCCCCGGCCGCCGAACAGGACGTCATTGCCGACACGGCCCTGGAGGGTATCGTCTCCGTCGAGGCCGCTCAGGGTGTCGTTTCCGCCATGGCCGCGCAGGACATTGGCGGATGCATTTCCCCAGATCCGGTCGTCTCCGGCTCCGCCGGCTGCATTTTCGATGAGGACGCCCTTGGCGATGGTGTAGCCGCCCGAGATTCCTTTCTGGGACGAGACATAACCGCCCGCATGAGGATCTTTCGCCTTTAAGGTCGCGGGTCGCAGGTCGATGGTCACGCTTTCGCGAGCATGAGCGGCACTGATCGTATCGATGCCGCCCGCATCCCAGATGCAGGACCAGCCGGTCCCCGTGCCGTTGCGTGTCGGCAGGGTATAGACATTCCCACCCTTGGCCGTCTCGGGATTCGGGCCGTAGAGTTCCTGCAGCGCCGCGATATCCAGGGCGCCGAGCCCGCCCTGAGCACCGAACGCGGTGTCCTGCGGCCGCTGGTCCCAGCCCACATTATAGGACATGACGGTCCAGATGCCCTGGTTGAGCCCGTAGCGGCCCGTATCCTCCGATGAGGACACCCCGGGGAAGCGGGTTGCGTCCGCCTCCCAACCGCCATCATGCGGATGGGAAAGCCCAAGGGCATGTCCGATCTCGTGCATAATCGTATTGCGGCCGTCACCGCCCATATGCAGGTTCTTCCATTCCGCCGTGGGATTGAAATAGCCCCAGATCGGCTTCTCGTTCGGCACCTCGTGGATGCCCGCCGAGCCGTCCCATATCTCGGTCTTCCACCAGACGACATCTGCATCCGCCACGGAGTCGGCCGGCGCGAAGGTCACCCCGGAGACCTTGGCGTAAAGGGACAGGGCCGCTTTGAAGACGCCCTTCTCGGTCGCGGTCCAGGCCTCCACATCATCCCGGCCCCAGAGATAGTCGCTGGCTCCGTGGATCTCGCTGGCGGCATCGAAGGTTGCGCTGCTGCCGAAGAAATATCGGATCGGCCCGGCTTCCGGATTCCAGGCCGCCTGGCCCCAGATCAGGGAATCCACATAAGGGCTCCCGTAGCCGGCACCGGCGACATCCGTCCTGACCGCACCCATGATCCGTTCCTGCAAACAAGTGACGTTAGGAACGATATATCAGGATAACAAAGGGGTCACGTGTGCGACGGCACTTTCCGAACGGTCAGGTTTGCCCCGGCCGCAGCTTGTAGAAGACGTGGCGGCCGATCACGTCCATCTTCTTGAGGCGCTTGGCCCAGTAGGGACGTACGTAGTTGGCGTGGTAGTGGGTCGCACCCCCGACATCGGCCAGATAGGTCTTGCCCTCGAGAACCGCGCTGGCGATGCGCTTCGCCCGATCCCAGGATTCCGACTCGCTGACGCGAAGGGCCTTGCCCTCGCACGCGAAGGTGAACTGGCAGGCCAGGTGTCGGTGGCGGTTCTGGTACACGACCCCGCAGATCGAGGACGGATAGAGGCCGCTCTTCACCCGGTTGAGCACCACCTGTGCGACGGCGGCCTGTCCCTCTTCGGATTCGCTGCGCGCCTCGAAATAGACCGCCTCGGCGAGGCAGCGCTGTTCCTTGCTCAGGTTGTCCGGATCGATGAGGTCCGCATAGCGCGGGCGATCCTCGTCGCTCCGGGCCATGGACGTGATGCCCAGGCCGTTCTTGTCGATGCGGGAAACCGGCGCAGCCGCAATCTCGATGGGCGTGGCTTCCGCCGGAGCCGGCGTGGTCGAAGACAGGACGACCGCGCGCTTGACGAATGGTGTCGTGGGGCTGCCGGCAGCCCCCGTGGAGCCCGCGGCGGCGGCGGCCGGGGACTGGACGGAGGTTGCCTGCCGGGTGGTCGTCAGCTCCGGAGCCTGCCAGGGCTCGAAGCCCTGCTGCTCCATCTCGGGACCTTCCAGCTTGCCTTCCATGAGAATGGTGGGCGGCAGGAGGTTCTCATTGCGGTTGAAGAGCAGGCGCGACCCCGACGGCGTGAGGCTCGCGCGGATGTCCTGCGCCCTCTCGGAGAGGGCCGTGCGGAGGGGCGCGGCCCGGCCGCTCTTGCGGGTCCGGTCCACGGCCGGAAAGACACTGCCTGCGCCGGCCTTCAGGGAATCTTTCGGCGGATCACCTTGCGGGATCTCCGACAGGGCGTAACGGGGCGTCGCCCGCAGGATATCCCGGCCGAGATCGAGCCTTTTCACCAGAGCGGCGCCGCCGATGGGGGGAACGAGACCGGCCTCGGTGAGGCGCACCACGGGGCTGCGGGCCGCGAAGCTGAAGCCGGATTGCACGTCGTTGCTGGCCGAAGCCGTGAACGAAACCAGGAGGCCTGCGGCCAGCGCCCAGGGCGCCGTGGTAGCGCAGATCCATCTCACCCGAGAGCGACGATACCGAAGACGCACGCGACCCAAACCCTACAAAAACCGACACAAGGAGCCTCGAACGGGAGGCTCCTACCGGTTCCGTTTATGGCCGATTAAGGTTGATGCCCGGTTAAAGTCCGGCCTCCGCGCTCTTCCGCAGGATCGCAGCCGTCTCGGGATCGGCCGGAAAGAAGGCCTCGATGGCGAGCTCCGACAGGGTGACGTCCACGGGGGTTCCGAAGACCGTGGTGGTGCTGAAGAGCGTCAGTTCGCCCTCCTCCGACCGGAGCCGGAGCGGCACGAGCACACCCGCATAATCCTGGCGGGGATGCGGCGTGCGGGAAGTCCCGGCCGGGGCCGGATAGGCGCGCAGCTCGTCCATCAGCTTCATCAGGACCGCATCCGCGGTCATCTCCACCTGATGATGGAGACGGGCCAGGATGTGGTCCCGCCATTCGGAGAAATTGGCGATTCGCGGAGCGAGACCTCCCGGATGCAGGCTGAGGCGCAGCACGTTCACGGGCGGCTTGAGGAGCACGGGATCGACGGCGCCGACAAGCGGCATCAGGGCGCCATTTGCGGCCACGAGCGACCAGTGGCGGTCGACCGCGAGCGCAGGGTAAGGCTCGTGCCCCTTCAGCACCAGGTCGATAGCCTGACGCGCGGCCTGGAGAGCCGGGTCGTCCAGAGGGCGCTGGGAATAGACCGGCGCATAGCCGGCCGCCACCAGCAGGATGTTTCGCTCACGCAAGGGAATGTCGAGCCGGTCGGCCAGGTGCAGGACCATCTCGCGGCTCGGCTGCGAACGTCCCGTCTCGAGAAAGCTGAGATGCCGGGTCGAGATGTCGGCCTCGAGTGCGAGGTCCATCTGGCTCATGCGCCGGCGCTGCCGCCAGTCGCGCAGGTGATCGCCGATCGTGAGGGTGGTGTTCGACAGGATGGGGTTCGACATGACCCGACCATAACGGAAGCGTCGCCATGCTTCCATGACGTCCGGGGTAATCGACCCGCCCCTCGGCCCCGGCCATCCTCATGGCACGGTCGACGGAGCGGCGGGATCGAAACCCGGGCCGCCTCCGGACCGCAAGACACCTTTCGAAAAGGAGCCTGCCATGTCGGTCGTCGTTTCCTCCCCTCTCCTGCGCCAGGCCCTGGTCGCGGATGCGTCCACCAGCGGCGCCTTCGGGCTCCTTCTGCTGCTCGCAGCCGGGCCTCTCGCTTCGACGCTCGGACTTCCGGAGCCCTTGCTGCGCCTATCCGGCGCCCTGCTGGTGCCCTACGCGATCCTCATCGGCTCTCTCGGCCTGCGGGATCGGCTGCCCCGTGGACTCGTCTGGGCGGTGGTGATCGGCAATGTGATCTGGGCCGCGGACAGCCTGCTGCTGCTCGTCAGTGGCTGGGTCGAGCCGACACGGGCGGGTTACGCCTTCGTCATCGCGCAGGGCCTCGCGGTCCTGATGTATGCGGAGTTCCAGTTCGTGGGGCTGAAGCGCTCCCGGAGCGCCTTCGCCTGATGCAGGCGAAGCCAACCTGAAGGCGATGGTCCGTCACGCCCGGCGGATCATCGCCTCGATCTTGTCCACGAGGGCGTCGAAGGCGAGCGGCTTCGGGATCACCTCCATGCCCGGCCCCAGGAAGCCTTCCTTCAGCAGGTTGTTCTCCACATAGCCGGTCATGAACAGGACCTTGAGGTCCGCACGGTTCTCCCGCGCGGCGTCGGCGAGCTGCCGCCCGTTCAGGCCCGGCAGCCCCACATCGGTGAGAAGCAGGTCGATCTGCTTCGTCGTCTGCAGAATGCGCAGGCCCTCGGCGCCGTCCGCCGCATCGAGAACGCGGTATCCCATGTCCTGGAGCATTTCCACGACGAGCGCACGGACCACCGGCTCGTCCTCGACGACGAGCAGCGTGGCTCCCGCAGTCGTGCGCCCCTCCCCGGCGGCTCCGGGCCTCTCGCTCGGCGGATGCTCGTCGCCCAGATACCGCGGCAGATAGATCGTCACCGTCGTGCCCCGCCCGAGTTCGGACGTGATGCGCACATGCCCACCGGACTGCTTCACGAAGCCGTAGACCATCGACAGGCCGAGCCCGGTCCCCTGCCCCATCGGCTTCGTGGTGAAGAAAGGTTCGAACGCCTTTTCGATCACGTCCCGGGACATGCCGGCTCCATCGTCGGCGACCGAAAGCAGCACGTAATCCCCGGCCGCCACCCCATGCTCGGCGGCGGCTGCCGCGTCCGCAACGGTCAGGTTTGCGGTCGCGATGACGACCCGCCCCCCGTCCGGCATGGCGTCGCGCGCATTGATGACGAGGTTGAGGACGGCATTCTCGAGCTGGTTCGCGTCGCAATGGGTGAGCCAGAGCCCCTTTGCGAAGCGCTCCTTCACGCGGATCGTCTCCCGGGTCGTGCGCCGCAGGAGCTCGGCCATCGCGGCGATGAGCATGTTGGCGTCGACGGGCTTGGGATCCAGCGGCTGGCGGCGAGAGAAGGCGAGGAGCCGGTGCGTCAGCGACGCGGCGCGCTTCGCCGACGACATGGCGGCCTCGATATAGCGCTCGATCCGGTCGCCCCGGTTCTGGGCTATGCGCGTGCGGATCAGGTCGAGGCTGCCGATGATCCCGGTCAGGAGGTTGTTGAAATCGTGCGCGATGCCGCCGGTGAGCTGCCCGACCGCCTCCATCTTCTGGGATTGCCGGAGCACCTCCTCGGCCTGGAGCAGGGCCTGGGCGGCCTCGCGTTCGGCCGTGACGTCGCGGCCGATCGCATGAATGGAGCCCTCGTCGGGCGCGATGGTCCAGGAAATCCAACGGAAGGAGCCATCCCTGTGCCGAATACGATTATCGTAGCGCAGGTGCCCCGTACATTCGCCGGTCGATCCGCCGACCTTCTCGGCATCGTCCGGATGCAGGAGTGCCGTGAATGAAGCCCCGAGAAGATCGGCCTCGTCCCAATCGAGCAGGGCCTTCCAGGCGGGGTTCGCGGCCGCGACGAGGCCCTGGCTGTCGATCACGATCATGAGGTCCGTCGACAGGCGCCACATGCGGTCGCGCTCGCGGGTGCGCTCGACGACGCGCTCCTCGAGCCGCGCGTTCATCGCCTCGAGCTCCTGCGCGGCGACGTTCTGGTCGTGGATGTCGGTATTGGTTCCGATCCAGCGGATGACCTTGCCGTCAGCGTCGTGGATCGGGACGCCCGTCGACAGGAACCAGCGATAGGTCCGGTCGCTCGCACGCCGGAGCCTGAACTCGCTGGAAAAGACCGTCCCGTGCTCCAGGGCCTGCTTCCAGGCCTCGGCCGTCGCCTCCTGGTCGTCGGGATGGATCAGATCC contains:
- a CDS encoding MDR family oxidoreductase, with translation MATFKAIVIDRTETGQQVEHRSFDEADLMEGDVTVRVQYSTLNYKDGLALTGRSPVVRRFPMIPGVDLAGTVEHSSHPEFKPGDSVILNGWGLGETHLGAYAQKVRVRGEWLIHLPKGLTLFQAMAIGTAGYTAMLCLMALERHGMRCRHGPAIVTGAAGGVGSVAVTLLARAGWHVIASTGRPQEADYLKFLGAAEIIERSELSGPARPLGKERWCAGIDTVGSHTLANVLSMTKYGGAVAACGLAGGMDLPGSVAPFILRGISLLGIDSVMTPRGLRLEAWSRLAHDLDLHKLEAMTASIGLEQVMEAGSAILEGKVRGRIVVEID
- a CDS encoding MFS transporter, whose translation is MSEPASRSRFSPELIVLSGCMIALITFGPRASSGLFQIPMTMEFGWGRDVFGLAIAVQNLLWGLGQPFAGAIADRYGAFRVLCVGAVLYALGLVVMAYAVTPGLLHLGAGVLIGFGLSGCSFNLVLGAFGKLLPESWRPMAFGAGTAAGSFGQFLFPPIGNVLIDSMGWHQALLVFAASVLLVLPFAIALATRPMEAAGRSGPAPVPGQSIRQALGEAFRHRSYVLLVLGFFTCGFQLAFITVHLPAYLRDAGLSAAVGGWTLAVIGLANAFGSLTSGWLSTRMSKRWLLAWIYLGRAVAIAVFILLPATPVTSIAFGVAIGVLWLSTVPPTSSLVMLMFGTRYMAMLYGFAFFSHQVGGFLGVWLGGILYEAYGNYTLVWWLSIGLGVASALINLPIVEKPVERPVRLQPAE
- a CDS encoding M10 family metallopeptidase yields the protein MGAVRTDVAGAGYGSPYVDSLIWGQAAWNPEAGPIRYFFGSSATFDAASEIHGASDYLWGRDDVEAWTATEKGVFKAALSLYAKVSGVTFAPADSVADADVVWWKTEIWDGSAGIHEVPNEKPIWGYFNPTAEWKNLHMGGDGRNTIMHEIGHALGLSHPHDGGWEADATRFPGVSSSEDTGRYGLNQGIWTVMSYNVGWDQRPQDTAFGAQGGLGALDIAALQELYGPNPETAKGGNVYTLPTRNGTGTGWSCIWDAGGIDTISAAHARESVTIDLRPATLKAKDPHAGGYVSSQKGISGGYTIAKGVLIENAAGGAGDDRIWGNASANVLRGHGGNDTLSGLDGDDTLQGRVGNDVLFGGRGKDAFVFDTTLNGKTNVDRIADFRPGEDKILLDDRIFRALKPGALAEDAFHMGAAANSGDHILYDRGSGALSYDPDGSGHQAPVRFALLHAKLMVSASDFLVV
- a CDS encoding cell wall hydrolase — protein: MRWICATTAPWALAAGLLVSFTASASNDVQSGFSFAARSPVVRLTEAGLVPPIGGAALVKRLDLGRDILRATPRYALSEIPQGDPPKDSLKAGAGSVFPAVDRTRKSGRAAPLRTALSERAQDIRASLTPSGSRLLFNRNENLLPPTILMEGKLEGPEMEQQGFEPWQAPELTTTRQATSVQSPAAAAAGSTGAAGSPTTPFVKRAVVLSSTTPAPAEATPIEIAAAPVSRIDKNGLGITSMARSDEDRPRYADLIDPDNLSKEQRCLAEAVYFEARSESEEGQAAVAQVVLNRVKSGLYPSSICGVVYQNRHRHLACQFTFACEGKALRVSESESWDRAKRIASAVLEGKTYLADVGGATHYHANYVRPYWAKRLKKMDVIGRHVFYKLRPGQT
- a CDS encoding helix-turn-helix domain-containing protein is translated as MSNTTLTIGDHLRDWRQRRRMSQMDLALEADISTRHLSFLETGRSQPSREMVLHLADRLDIPLRERNILLVAAGYAPVYSQRPLDDPALQAARQAIDLVLKGHEPYPALAVDRHWSLVAANGALMPLVGAVDPVLLKPPVNVLRLSLHPGGLAPRIANFSEWRDHILARLHHQVEMTADAVLMKLMDELRAYPAPAGTSRTPHPRQDYAGVLVPLRLRSEEGELTLFSTTTVFGTPVDVTLSELAIEAFFPADPETAAILRKSAEAGL
- a CDS encoding PAS domain-containing sensor histidine kinase; this encodes MPQSLGTQQDVASRHSFGSPARTNDSARTGSEAASILAALELTPGFLCLLRGPGHGIAWANEEFCRLAEEQGITDRPIAGFAFADPRLIERLDQAYATGLPFSLQEFRVDLRPEAGTSPEERFVDFAGRPLLDRDGRVEGIVLQGTDVTERVQAALALKASSDRADMILDLLDDGFVAFDEEFHVLRLNPAALKSDGREEHEIVGKTHWDAWPTSKGSFLEDVYRKCLTEQVQVCVERRYLGFGQDRWLELRICPVPGGIVSFFRDVTQRKKAEEALRASEERARALIEAVPHQVWEAGQDGRAEWFNGRFYDFTEVSVDDLEKGAWKDLIHPDDQEATAEAWKQALEHGTVFSSEFRLRRASDRTYRWFLSTGVPIHDADGKVIRWIGTNTDIHDQNVAAQELEAMNARLEERVVERTRERDRMWRLSTDLMIVIDSQGLVAAANPAWKALLDWDEADLLGASFTALLHPDDAEKVGGSTGECTGHLRYDNRIRHRDGSFRWISWTIAPDEGSIHAIGRDVTAEREAAQALLQAEEVLRQSQKMEAVGQLTGGIAHDFNNLLTGIIGSLDLIRTRIAQNRGDRIERYIEAAMSSAKRAASLTHRLLAFSRRQPLDPKPVDANMLIAAMAELLRRTTRETIRVKERFAKGLWLTHCDANQLENAVLNLVINARDAMPDGGRVVIATANLTVADAAAAAEHGVAAGDYVLLSVADDGAGMSRDVIEKAFEPFFTTKPMGQGTGLGLSMVYGFVKQSGGHVRITSELGRGTTVTIYLPRYLGDEHPPSERPGAAGEGRTTAGATLLVVEDEPVVRALVVEMLQDMGYRVLDAADGAEGLRILQTTKQIDLLLTDVGLPGLNGRQLADAARENRADLKVLFMTGYVENNLLKEGFLGPGMEVIPKPLAFDALVDKIEAMIRRA